GGCGTCCCGCTGACCGGAACCCGTTGAGGTCAACTCACCGAGCCAGTCGTAGTCCTCCTCTGGGGTCGCGGCAGCGAGCACTACCTCTGGTCCGGAGGTCCCGACGAGTTCGGGGCTGTCGATGGCGTCCTCCCGTTCGAGCAGACCCTCTGCATTATTCGCCATACACAGTTGGTGTCAGCGCAGCGACGATTCTTACCCAGTATCTCCAAATTCTTTTCACGCGGTATGAATCGGAGTTGCCTGACCACTCACGTGGTACGGCAGACAGCCTGCCGTCAACCAAGAAAGGTTTACGATCATGAACCGAATGAACAGTCACCCGCGGGTGGCCATCACGACTGTCGCACTCTCCGTCGTCGGACTGCTGGGCACATTCGGCCTGGCCGGATGCAGCACGATCGGCGACGGGGCAGTTGCGGAAGGCGCGCAGACTTCCGAGGTCAGCACGATGGACATGTCGCAGCACAAAGTCGAGACAACGTCCAAGCAGCTCTCGCTGTACACCGCCATGTCGAACCTGTGGGCCGAGCACATGGAGTGGACGTACGCAACCGTCGTCGCCTTCGCCCAGGAATCTCCCGCCTTGAACGCGTCGCTGGAACGGCTCCTGCAGAACCAGGTTGACATCGGGGATGCCATCAAGCCGCTCTACGGTGACGCAGCCGGCGACCAGCTCACCGTGCTCCTGAAGGAGCACATCACCGATGCCGTGCCGGTGCTGACCGCGGCCAAGGCCGGCGACAGCGCCGCGCTGGAGACGGCGGTCGCGGACTGGTACGCGAATGCGGTGGAGGTCGGCGATTTCCTTGCGGAAGCGAACCCGAACTGGGACAAGGCCGAGATGGAGGAAATGATGAAAATGCACATCACGCAGACCATTGCCTACGCTAGTGACGCGCTCGCCGGCGACTATGCGAAGGCCATTGCCGACTACGGTGTCGCCGAGCAGCACATGCAGGAAATGAGCGCCATGCTCAGCGCTGGACTGATCAAGCAGTTCCCGAACAAGTTCAAGTAGCGCTCTCGGGCCGTGCGCGGCATCGCCCTCGCACGGCCCCGGCATGGGCGCCACAGCATAGCTAGGCTGGAGCCATGCATGAAGCAGTGATTGTCGATGTCATCCGCACCCCGAGTGGCCGGGGCAAGCCAGGCGGCCAGCTTTCCGGCATCCACGCCGTGGACCTTCTCGCGGGAGTGCTCGAGACGCTCGTTCAACGCAGCAACCTCGACCCCGCCCTCGTGGACGACGTCATCGCCGGATGCGTGTCGCAAATCGGGGAGCAGGGCTACAACATCGGGCGGAATGCTTTGCTCGCCGCCGGATTCCCCGAGCACGTCCCAGGAACGACCGTCGACCGCCAATGCGGGTCCAGCCAGCAGGCTGCGATGTTCGCCGCGCAGGGCGTGATGACCGGACAGTACGACATCGCCATCGCGTGCGGGGTGGAGTCGATGAGTCGCATCCCGCTCGGGACATCGGTCGCCGGGATGGACCGCTACGGCTCGAAACTGCGTGCCCGCTACCCGGAGGGGCTCGTGAATCAGGGCGTCTCCGCGGAGCTCATTGCGCACAAGTGGGGGCTAGACCGCGAGACGCTCGACGAGTTTTCCGCACGCTCGCATCGGCTGGCCGTGGAAGCCCGCGAGGCCTTCGCAACAGAGATCGTGCCCACGGCCGGCCACACGATCGATGAAACGATTCGCGACACCACGACCGTCGAGGGGCTCGCCGGACTGAACCCGGCGTTCCGCACCGATGAACTGGCCGCGCGCTTCCCCGAACTCGACTGGCGCATCACGCCGGGCAACTCGAGCCCGTTCACGGATGGCGCATCCGCCGCCCTCATCATGAGTGCAGAGCGCGCCGAAAGTCTTGGGCTGAAGCCCCGCGCGCGGTTCCATGCATTTGCGGTTACCGGAAGCGACCCCATCTTCATGCTCACCGGGATCATCCCGGCAACGAAGAAGGTGCTCGAGCGTGCGGGACTCGGAATCGACGACCTCGACGCGTACGAAGTGAATGAGGCATTCGCCTCCGTCCCGCTCGCATGGCAGAAGGAGCTCGGAACCGACCCAGACAAACTGAACCCGCGCGGCGGAGCGATCGCACTGGGACACCCGCTCGGTGCATCCGGCACCCGGTTGCTCACGACCCTCGTGAACCAGCTTGAGGCGACGGGCGGACGGTGGGGACTTCAAACCATGTGCGAGGGCGGCGGCATGGCCAAC
The Phycisphaeraceae bacterium DNA segment above includes these coding regions:
- a CDS encoding thiolase family protein, with amino-acid sequence MHEAVIVDVIRTPSGRGKPGGQLSGIHAVDLLAGVLETLVQRSNLDPALVDDVIAGCVSQIGEQGYNIGRNALLAAGFPEHVPGTTVDRQCGSSQQAAMFAAQGVMTGQYDIAIACGVESMSRIPLGTSVAGMDRYGSKLRARYPEGLVNQGVSAELIAHKWGLDRETLDEFSARSHRLAVEAREAFATEIVPTAGHTIDETIRDTTTVEGLAGLNPAFRTDELAARFPELDWRITPGNSSPFTDGASAALIMSAERAESLGLKPRARFHAFAVTGSDPIFMLTGIIPATKKVLERAGLGIDDLDAYEVNEAFASVPLAWQKELGTDPDKLNPRGGAIALGHPLGASGTRLLTTLVNQLEATGGRWGLQTMCEGGGMANATIIERL